From a single Brassica oleracea var. oleracea cultivar TO1000 chromosome C5, BOL, whole genome shotgun sequence genomic region:
- the LOC106344332 gene encoding uncharacterized protein LOC106344332, protein MGLSSSFSLSVFLLIAVSVQWDLVFSGSTISASPAVLPYINAPNMSSFFPSPTKNRSFDTAASPVPEAPAHGPSSGQFNGNVAGMSMQLRPDLSLVLVIVGICIIVTSLML, encoded by the coding sequence ATGGGTCTGTCTTCTAGCTTCTCGCTTTCAGTGTTTCTCTTGATCGCTGTGTCGGTTCAATGGGATCTGGTTTTCAGCGGATCCACAATCTCAGCTTCTCCTGCTGTCTTACCGTATATCAATGCACCAAATATGTCTTCATTTTTCCCTTCTCCGACCAAAAACCGGTCATTCGATACTGCTGCCTCTCCTGTTCCAGAAGCACCCGCGCATGGTCCAAGCTCAGGCCAGTTTAATGGGAATGTTGCAGGCATGTCGATGCAGCTCCGTCCTGATCTTTCTTTGGTTCTGGTCATTGTTGGTATCTGTATCATTGTTACTTCATTAATGTTGTAA
- the LOC106295861 gene encoding V-type proton ATPase subunit C-like, which translates to MTSRYWVVSLPVKEDSSSTTLWNRLQEQISKHSFDTPVYRFNIPNLRVGTLDSLLALGDDLLKSNSFVEGVSQKIRRQIEELERISGVESNALTVDGVPVDSYLTRFVWDEAKYPTMSPLKEVVDSIQSQVAKIEDDLKVRVAEYNNVRGQLNAINRKQSGSLAVRDLSNLVKPEDVVTSEHLLTLLAVVPKYSQKDWLACYETLTDFVVPRSSKKLFEDNEYALYTVTLFTRVADNYRTSAREKGFQIRDFEHSVEAQETRKQELEKLVQDQESLRSSLLQWCYTSYGEVFSSWMHFCAVRIFAESIMRYGLPPAFLACVLSPAVKSEKKVRSILERLCDSTNSGYWKSEEDAGAMAGLAGDSETHPYVSFTINLA; encoded by the exons ATGACTTCGAGGTACTGGGTGGTGTCTCTGCCAGTGAAGGAGGACTCTTCTTCCACCACCTTGTGGAATCGTCTTCAAGAGCAGATCTCCAAGCATTCCTTCGACACTCCGGTTTATCGG TTCAACATTCCTAATCTTCGTGTTGGAACCTTAGATTCTCTACTCGCTCTCGGCGATGATCTGCTCAAG TCGAACAGCTTCGTGGAGGGAGTTTCTCAGAAGATAAGGAGACAGATCGAGGAGCTGGAGAGGATCTCTGGTGTTGAGAGCAATGCCCTTACAGTTGATGGAGTTCCTGTTGATTCTTATCTCACCAGGTTTGTATGGGATGAAGCTAAGTACCCAACAATGTCACCTCTCAAGGAGGTTGTTGACAGTATTCAGTCTCAGGTTGCCAAGATTGAGGATGATCTCAAG GTTCGTGTAGCTGAATATAACAACGTCCGCGGTCAACTCAATGCCATTAACCGAAAGCAAAGTGGAAG CTTAGCTGTTCGTGACCTATCAAACTTGGTTAAGCCAGAAGATGTTGTCACGTCTGAACATCTACTGACTCTTCTTGCAGTTGTTCCAAAGTATTCTCAAAAGGACTGGTTAGCATGCTACGAGACATTGACCGACTTTGTG GTTCCCAGGTCCTCGAAGAAATTGTTTGAGGATAATGAGTATGCTCTTTACACCGTCACTCTTTTTACTCGTGTTGCAGACAATTACAGGACAAGTGCCCGCGAGAAAGGGTTCCAA ATTCGTGACTTTGAACACAGCGTTGAAGCACAAGAGACTCGCAAACAAGAGCTTGAAAAGTTGGTTCAGGATCAGGAAAGCTTGAGAAGCTCTCTTTTGCAGTGGTGCTACACCAGTTACGGAGAG GTTTTCAGCTCCTGGATGCATTTCTGTGCTGTGCGTATATTTGCTGAGAGCATTATGCGATATGGTTTACCTCCGGCTTTCTTG GCATGTGTCTTGTCTCCGGCTGTAAAAAGTGAAAAGAAAGTCCGCTCCATTCTTGAACGCTTGTGTGATTCTACCAACAG TGGATACTGGAAAAGCGAGGAGGATGCAGGAGCCATGGCTGGTTTAGCCGGTGACTCCGAGACGCATCCTTATGTCTCCTTCACGATCAACCTTGCTTAA